A stretch of the Arachis stenosperma cultivar V10309 chromosome 6, arast.V10309.gnm1.PFL2, whole genome shotgun sequence genome encodes the following:
- the LOC130934769 gene encoding uncharacterized protein LOC130934769, protein MLLILENNDKLSDPDQYDSLVRAEIPCKETEPHLHEAVLRHMVHGPCGTLNQSSTCMKNGQCKRNYPKEFIPETRRGDDSYPQYRRRFDTPIHINQNVTIDNRWVVPYNPWLLLKYDCHINVEICSSIKSIKYLYKYCYKGPDRVAMEVHKSSHYDEVQQFIDARWIAAPEACWRIFRFNLYRMYPSVERLQVHLPNQHQVSFYEYQTISEIVNNDYFSRTMLTEFFALNRADDQQSRHLLYRKIPEYYSWHSKEKEWRQRRSQKRAIGRIYTISPTEGEKFYLRILLSNVRGPTGWDDLLTVDGVQYSSFKQSAQHRGLLESDSSIRSCLVEASILRMPCALRRLFATILIFCEPTDVRSLWDEFLSCMVDDYASTSTTTCNGLTNRLLRDLNDILLQHGKHIAQYDLPALTSDNDNDNFMPRIIQEEMSIEIPQEDLCSIERLNHDQSAAFRCIMNTIDRRESGVFFVDGPGGAGKTFLYRAIIADLRSKGHIALVTASSGIAATLLPGGRTAHSRFKIPINAEPSSTCNISKQSDLAKLIRQTTAIIWDEAPMTNKETMESLDHTLRDILENNNPFGGKVMVMGGDFCQVLPVVPKGSKSQMISASIVKSHLWAFTKILHLRQNMRSLNDRDFAEYLMRIGDGIEPTICEDLVQIEVGMAIPWEGEASLHKLIEETFPNLQSHGWDASYMVERAILTPKNHDVQQLNDIVINQFLGDERILASFDEVEGDTNNLYQQEYLNSISTGGLPPHMLKVKKGAPLMLLRNIDPKAGLCNGTRLLCRGTFQNMLDVEILTGHHSGKRAFLPRIKHKTTENSGLPFVLIRKQFPVRLSFALTINKSQGQTIPKVGIYLPKHVFSHGQLYVALSRSVSQSTTKILVKEGTVDGKRGQFTKNVVFKEILLLAPQETGFQSLWNTWKDEQSMRPIDNKVHPIKIYSIGWGGTVKADKTQLWKMVKRKILEQKNKSHELRRTQLTHFEPKQYHCRKFNAKQDVTILQFFKMQEVIDKEIYDELRRIFSRKMQVSPDSESYFGLPLKKEEDKHEYP, encoded by the exons ATGTTGCTAATCTTAGAAAACAATGACAAATTGAGTGATCCTGACCAATATGATAGTTTGGTCCGAGCGGAAATACCATGTAAAGAAACAGAACCACACTTACATGAGGCAGTGCTAAGGCATATGGTCCATGGTCCTTGCGGAACACTAAATCAATCTTCAACATGCATGAAGAACGGTCAATGTAAACGCAACTACCCAAAAGAGTTCATACCAGAGACACGACGAGGTGATGACTCATATCCTCAATATAGGAGGCGATTTGATACTCCAATTCATATCAACCAAAATGTCACAATTGACAATAGATGGGTGGTTCCGTACAACCCTTGGCTACTACTGAAGTATGATTGCCATATCAATGTAGAGATATGTAGCAGTATCAAGAGCATAAAATATCTATACAAGTATTGCTATAAGGGACCAGACCGTGTGGCAATGGAGGTTCACAAAAGTTCTCATTATGATGAGGTGCAACAATTTATTGATGCAAGATGGATTGCCGCTCCAGAGGCATGCTGGAGGATATTTCGATTCAACCTTTACCGAATGTACCCATCAGTTGAGAGGTTGCAAGTTCATTTGCCAAATCAACATCAAGTGAGCTTTTATGAGTACCAAACTATTTCTGAAATAGTTAATAATGACTATTTCTCAAGAACAATGCTCACTGAATTCTTTGCACTTAATCGGGCCGATGACCAACAATCTAGACATCTTTTGTACAGGAAAATTCCAGAATATTACAGTTGGCACAGCAAGGAAAAAGAATGGCGTCAACGTAGGTCACAAAAGAGAGCTATCGGTCGGATCTATACCATTTCGCCAACAGAAGGTGAAAAATTCTATTTGCGTATTCTCTTGTCAAATGTAAGAGGCCCAACTGGTTGGGATGATTTGCTAACGGTCGATGGTGTCCAATATTCGTCCTTTAAGCAATCCGCTCAGCATCGAGGACTGTTGGAGAGTGATAGTAGTATAAGATCATGTTTGGTTGAGGCATCCATTTTGAGAATGCCATGTGCTTTAAGAAGGTTGTTTGCCACCATTCTAATTTTTTGTGAGCCAACAGATGTAAGAAGTCTGTGGGACGAGTTTCTTTCATGTATGGTGGATGATTACGCATCAACAAGCACTACAACCTGCAATGGGTTGACAAATCGTTTGCTTAGGGATTTAAATGACATCCTCCTACAACATGGAAAACATATTGCACAATACGATTTACCAGCTCTAACCTCGGACAACGACAATGACAACTTCATGCCTAGAATTATTCAAGAAGAAATGTCCATCGAAATTCCTCAAGAAGACCTGTGTTCTATAGAAAGATTGAATCATGACCAGTCTGCAGCTTTCAGGTGCATTATGAATACAATTGATCGAAGAGAAAGTGGAGTGTTCTTCGTGGATGGACCAGGAGGAGCAGGTAAGACATTTCTTTACAGAGCTATAATTGCAGATTTAAGAAGTAAAGGGCATATTGCCTTGGTAACTGCGTCCTCAGGAATAGCTGCAACTTTACTGCCTGGTGGTCGAACAGCTCATTCTAGATTTAAGATCCCAATCAATGCAGAGCCATCCTCCACGTGCAATATAAGTAAACAATCTGATCTTGCAAAACTGATTAGGCAGACGACCGCGATAATTTGGGATGAAGCGCCAATGACTAATAAAGAGACAATGGAATCACTGGACCACACATTACGAGACATCTTAGAAAACAATAATCCATTTGGAGGGAAGGTGATGGTTATGGGAGGGGATTTTTGCCAAGTACTACCTGTTGTGCCGAAAGGAAGTAAGTCGCAAATGATTTCAGCTTCTATTGTTAAATCACATTTGTGGGCATTCACCAAAATTCTCCACCTGCGACAGAATATGCGATCCCTTAATGATCGTGATTTTGCGGAGTATCTTATGCGCATAGGGGATGGGATTGAGCCTACCATATGTGAAGACTTGGTACAAATAGAAGTAGGCATGGCAATACCATGGGAAGGTGAGGCATCATTACACAAATTAATAGAAGAAACCTTTCCAAATTTGCAATCTCATGGGTGGGATGCATCTTATATGGTGGAGAGAGCGATATTGACACCCAAGAATCATGATGTGCAACAGCTTAATGATATAGTCATCAACCAATTTCTAGGAGACGAACGAATTTTAGCATCCTTTGATGAAGTAGAAGGAGATACAAATAATCTGTATCAACAAGAATATCTTAACTCGATCTCCACAGGTGGATTGCCACCTCATATGTTGAAGGTAAAAAAAGGTGCTCCTCTGATGTTACTGAGAAACATAGATCCTAAGGCAGGCTTATGCAATGGCACAAGGCTACTGTGTCGAGGAACTTTTCAAAATATGTTAGACGTGGAAATCTTAACAGGCCATCACTCTGGAAAAAGAGCTTTTTTGCCTCGGATAAAACACAAAACAACTGAGAACTCAGGACTACCCTTTGTGCTTATTAGAAAACAATTTCCTGTAAGGTTGAGTTTTGCCTTAACGATAAATAAATCACAAGGGCAAACTATCCCTAAGGTAGGGATCTATCTCCCTAAACATGTGTTTAGCCATGGTCAATTATATGTTGCTCTATCTCGAAGTGTTTCTCAGTCAACCACAAAAATCTTAGTCAAAGAAGGAACAGTAGATGGAAAAAGGGGACAATTCACAAAGAATGTGGTGTTCAAAGAAATTTTGTTACTTGCACCTCAG GAAACAGGATTTCAATCGTTATGGAATACATGGAAGGATGAGCAATCAATGAGACCAATCGACAATAAA GTTCATCCAATCAAAATTTATTCTATTGGTTGGGGAGGTACAGTTAAAGCAGACAAAACTCAACTATGGAAGATGGTAAAAAGGAAAATATtggaacaaaaaaataaaag cCATGAACTTAGAAGAACACAATTAACTCATTTCGAACCAAAACAATATCATTGCAg AAAGTTCAATGCAAAACAAGATGTCACAATTCTACAg TTTTTCAAGATGCAAGAAGTTATTGACAAAGAGATATATGATGAATTACGAAGGATTTTTTCCAG GAAAATGCAGGTCTCTCCAGATTCAGAATCATATTTTGGCCTACCacttaaaaaagaagaagacaaacATGAATATCCATGA
- the LOC130935348 gene encoding uncharacterized protein LOC130935348: MQPQQSSRIDLVELKAHIVKKVGADKSKRYFYYLGRFLSQKLRKNEFDKLCFRLLGRENIPLHNHFIRSILKNACQANSAPPVQPSGTPKSVAHASNISPSRQDGHEQSVTNFQSQNQNAPIWSNGVLPVSPRKVRSGMRDRKLKDRPSPLGPNGKVDSVVHQSTATEDSGSKVEMENGTLSHCDYQRPIHHLKAVAELPENEIGDVIQRPAEKSRIHNKGPTKTSIVEDGEEVEQLNHVSFSRSPLTAPLGIPYCSASVGGTRKAVPVSSSSDFVSCCDSGSLYDTDTLRRHMQQIAMVQGLGGVSLECANTLNNMVDVYLKRLIRSCVDLVGAQTTNHSRKPLVSKQQIQGKVMNGIWPNNLSHVQSVGGLVEPEPEHRPPCSVSLHDFKIAMQLNPRQLGEDWPLLLEKISMQSFDE; the protein is encoded by the coding sequence ATGCAACCACAGCAGAGCTCTAGAATTGATTTGGTCGAATTGAAAGCGCATATTGTAAAGAAGGTTGGAGCTGATAAGTCGAAGCGCTATTTCTATTACTTGGGCAGGTTTTTGAGTCAGAAGCTGAGAAAGAATGAGTTTGACAAATTGTGCTTTCGGTTACTCGGAAGGGAGAACATTCCATTGCATAATCATTTTATAAGATCAATTTTGAAGAATGCTTGCCAAGCAAATTCCGCACCACCAGTACAGCCATCCGGTACTCCGAAATCAGTGGCACATGCTTCTAACATATCTCCTAGTAGACAAGATGGACATGAACAGAGTGTTACCAACTTCCAAAGTCAAAATCAAAATGCACCCATTTGGTCAAATGGGGTTCTGCCAGTCTCCCCACGCAAGGTTCGGTCTGGAATGCGTGATAGGAAGCTTAAAGATAGACCAAGCCCTCTTGGACCAAATGGGAAAGTTGACTCTGTTGTTCATCAATCCACAGCTACTGAAGACAGTGGTAGTAAGGTTGAAATGGAGAATGGAACACTTAGTCATTGTGATTATCAAAGGCCCATACATCATCTTAAAGCAGTTGCCGAGCTACCTGAGAATGAAATAGGGGATGTTATTCAGAGACCTGCCGAAAAGTCAAGAATACATAACAAGGGGCCAACCAAAACATCGATTGTTGAAGATGGGGAAGAGGTGGAGCAGTTAAACCACGTCAGCTTTTCTAGAAGTCCCCTGACAGCACCGCTTGGAATTCCTTACTGCTCTGCTAGCGTGGGTGGGACCCGCAAAGCAGTGCCGGTTAGTAGCAGTAGTGATTTTGTTAGTTGTTGTGACAGTGGTAGCTTGTATGATACAGATACATTGAGAAGGCACATGCAACAGATTGCCATGGTACAGGGTCTTGGAGGTGTTTCTTTAGAATGTGCAAACACTTTGAATAATATGGTAGATGTGTACTTGAAACGCTTAATCAGGTCTTGTGTTGATTTAGTGGGCGCTCAGACTACAAATCATTCAAGGAAGCCCCTTGTCTCTAAACAGCAGATTCAGGGGAAGGTCATGAACGGCATATGGCCAAATAATCTTTCACATGTGCAGAGTGTTGGTGGCCTGGTAGAACCTGAGCCCGAACACAGACCACCCTGCTCTGTATCTTTGCATGATTTTAAGATTGCCATGCAGCTAAATCCACGTCAGCTTGGAGAAGATTGGCCTCTGTTGTTAGAGAAAATTTCCATGCAGTCCTTTGACGAATAA
- the LOC130936709 gene encoding uncharacterized protein LOC130936709 isoform X1 yields MVYESFCSEMQPQKSSRLDLAELKAHIVKKVGADKSKWYFYYLSRFLSQKLGKNEFDKLCFRVLGRENIPLHNRLIRSILRNACQAKSPPPVHPSGTPKSVAHATNISPSRQDGHELSVTNIQSQNQNAPIWSNGVLPVSPRKVRSGMRDRKLKDRPSPLGPNGKVDSVVHQPTATEDSGSKVEMENGTLSQCDYQRHIQHLQAVAELPETEIGDAIHRPAEKSRINDKGPTKISIVEDGEEVEQLNHLSFSRGSLTAPLGIPYCSASMGGSHKAVPVSSSGGFVSCCDSGSLHDTDTLRRRMDEIATVQGLGGVSIECANTLNNMVDVYLKRLIRSCVDLAGARSTNQSRKPSVPKQIQGKVINGMWPNNHSHLQSIVGPVEPEPENRPPCSVSLPDFNIAMQLNPRQLGEDWPLLLEKISMQSFER; encoded by the coding sequence ATGGTGTATGAATCTTTCTGTTCAGAGATGCAACCACAGAAAAGCTCTAGACTCGATTTGGCCGAATTGAAAGCACATATTGTAAAGAAGGTTGGAGCTGATAAGTCGAAGTGGTATTTCTATTACTTGAGCAGGTTTTTGAGTCAGAAGCTGGGGAAGAATGAATTTGACAAGTTGTGCTTTCGGGTACTTGGAAGGGAGAATATTCCATTGCATAATCGTCTTATAAGGTCGATTTTGAGGAATGCTTGCCAAGCAAAATCTCCACCACCAGTACATCCATCCGGTACTCCGAAATCGGTAGCACATGCTACTAACATATCTCCTAGTAGACAAGATGGACATGAACTGAGTGTTACCAACATCCAAAGTCAAAATCAAAATGCACCCATTTGGTCAAATGGGGTTCTGCCAGTTTCCCCGCGCAAAGTTCGGTCCGGAATGCGTGATAGGAAGCTTAAAGATAGACCAAGCCCTCTTGGACCAAATGGGAAAGTTGACTCTGTTGTTCATCAACCCACAGCTACTGAAGACAGTGGTAGTAAGGTTGAAATGGAGAATGGAACACTTAGTCAATGTGATTATCAAAGGCACATACAGCATCTTCAAGCAGTTGCTGAGCTACCTGAGACTGAAATAGGGGACGCTATTCATAGACCTGCTGAAAAATCAAGAATAAATGACAAGGGGCCAACCAAAATATCGATTGTTGAAGATGGGGAAGAGGTGGAGCAGTTAAACCACCTCAGTTTCTCTAGAGGTTCTCTGACAGCACCGCTTGGGATTCCTTATTGCTCTGCAAGCATGGGTGGGTCCCACAAAGCAGTGCCTGTTAGTAGCAGTGGTGGTTTTGTTAGTTGTTGTGACAGTGGTAGCTTGCATGATACAGATACCTTGAGACGGCGCATGGATGAGATTGCCACGGTTCAAGGTCTTGGTGGTGTTTCTATAGAATGTGCGAACACGTTGAATAACATGGTAGATGTGTACTTGAAACGGTTGATCAGGTCTTGTGTCGATTTAGCTGGAGCTCGTTCTACAAATCAGTCAAGGAAGCCCTCTGTCCCAAAACAGATTCAGGGGAAGGTCATCAACGGCATGTGGCCAAATAATCATTCACATTTGCAGAGCATTGTTGGGCCGGTAGAACCTGAGCCCGAAAACAGACCACCTTGCTCTGTATCTTTGCCTGATTTTAACATTGCCATGCAGCTAAATCCACGGCAACTTGGAGAAGATTGGCCTCTGTTGCTAGAGAAAATTTCTATGCAGTCCTTTGAAAGATAA
- the LOC130936709 gene encoding uncharacterized protein LOC130936709 isoform X2: MQPQKSSRLDLAELKAHIVKKVGADKSKWYFYYLSRFLSQKLGKNEFDKLCFRVLGRENIPLHNRLIRSILRNACQAKSPPPVHPSGTPKSVAHATNISPSRQDGHELSVTNIQSQNQNAPIWSNGVLPVSPRKVRSGMRDRKLKDRPSPLGPNGKVDSVVHQPTATEDSGSKVEMENGTLSQCDYQRHIQHLQAVAELPETEIGDAIHRPAEKSRINDKGPTKISIVEDGEEVEQLNHLSFSRGSLTAPLGIPYCSASMGGSHKAVPVSSSGGFVSCCDSGSLHDTDTLRRRMDEIATVQGLGGVSIECANTLNNMVDVYLKRLIRSCVDLAGARSTNQSRKPSVPKQIQGKVINGMWPNNHSHLQSIVGPVEPEPENRPPCSVSLPDFNIAMQLNPRQLGEDWPLLLEKISMQSFER; encoded by the coding sequence ATGCAACCACAGAAAAGCTCTAGACTCGATTTGGCCGAATTGAAAGCACATATTGTAAAGAAGGTTGGAGCTGATAAGTCGAAGTGGTATTTCTATTACTTGAGCAGGTTTTTGAGTCAGAAGCTGGGGAAGAATGAATTTGACAAGTTGTGCTTTCGGGTACTTGGAAGGGAGAATATTCCATTGCATAATCGTCTTATAAGGTCGATTTTGAGGAATGCTTGCCAAGCAAAATCTCCACCACCAGTACATCCATCCGGTACTCCGAAATCGGTAGCACATGCTACTAACATATCTCCTAGTAGACAAGATGGACATGAACTGAGTGTTACCAACATCCAAAGTCAAAATCAAAATGCACCCATTTGGTCAAATGGGGTTCTGCCAGTTTCCCCGCGCAAAGTTCGGTCCGGAATGCGTGATAGGAAGCTTAAAGATAGACCAAGCCCTCTTGGACCAAATGGGAAAGTTGACTCTGTTGTTCATCAACCCACAGCTACTGAAGACAGTGGTAGTAAGGTTGAAATGGAGAATGGAACACTTAGTCAATGTGATTATCAAAGGCACATACAGCATCTTCAAGCAGTTGCTGAGCTACCTGAGACTGAAATAGGGGACGCTATTCATAGACCTGCTGAAAAATCAAGAATAAATGACAAGGGGCCAACCAAAATATCGATTGTTGAAGATGGGGAAGAGGTGGAGCAGTTAAACCACCTCAGTTTCTCTAGAGGTTCTCTGACAGCACCGCTTGGGATTCCTTATTGCTCTGCAAGCATGGGTGGGTCCCACAAAGCAGTGCCTGTTAGTAGCAGTGGTGGTTTTGTTAGTTGTTGTGACAGTGGTAGCTTGCATGATACAGATACCTTGAGACGGCGCATGGATGAGATTGCCACGGTTCAAGGTCTTGGTGGTGTTTCTATAGAATGTGCGAACACGTTGAATAACATGGTAGATGTGTACTTGAAACGGTTGATCAGGTCTTGTGTCGATTTAGCTGGAGCTCGTTCTACAAATCAGTCAAGGAAGCCCTCTGTCCCAAAACAGATTCAGGGGAAGGTCATCAACGGCATGTGGCCAAATAATCATTCACATTTGCAGAGCATTGTTGGGCCGGTAGAACCTGAGCCCGAAAACAGACCACCTTGCTCTGTATCTTTGCCTGATTTTAACATTGCCATGCAGCTAAATCCACGGCAACTTGGAGAAGATTGGCCTCTGTTGCTAGAGAAAATTTCTATGCAGTCCTTTGAAAGATAA
- the LOC130936720 gene encoding peroxidase 45-like, with translation MSSQILFYLVLQLLASNCYAQLRLDYYRNTCPDVESIVRTAVETKLQQTFVTAPGTLRLFFHDCFVRGCDASVMLASRNGSAEKDNGINLSLAGDGFDTVIKAKAAVDSVPRCQNKVSCADILAMAARDVVALTGGPSYAVELGRLDGRISTKASVRHHLPHADFTLTQLIQMFASNGLTLRDLVALSGTHTIGFSHCNQFSKRIYNFRTKNRIDPTLNPEYAKQLLQLCPKSVDPRIAIDMDPTTPRTFDNQYYKNLQQGKGLLASDQTLFTDKRSRKLVNLFASNGTEFEQAFVVAMRKLGRIGIRTGNQGEIRRDCTMIN, from the exons ATGAGTTCTCAGATTCTATTTTACCTTGTTCTGCAGCTCCTGGCCAGCAATTGTTATGCTCAACTTCGCCTCGATTATTACCGGAACACATGCCCGGATGTCGAATCCATAGTTCGCACAGCCGTTGAAACAAAACTTCAGCAAACATTTGTTACAGCACCGGGCACACTGAGGTTATTTTTCCACGACTGTTTTGTTCGG GGATGTGATGCTTCAGTGATGCTGGCATCAAGAAACGGCAGTGCAGAGAAGGATAACGGTATCAATCTGTCACTGGCTGGTGACGGTTTTGATACCGTCATCAAAGCCAAGGCTGCCGTGGATAGTGTACCTCGCTGCCAAAATAAGGTTTCTTGTGCTGATATTCTGGCAATGGCTGCTAGGGACGTTGTTGCTTTg ACAGGAGGACCATCTTATGCAGTTGAGTTAGGAAGGTTAGATGGGAGAATCAGTACTAAAGCTAGTGTGAGACACCATCTACCTCATGCTGATTTCACACTAACACAGCTTATTCAGATGTTTGCTTCAAATGGACTGACCCTTAGAGATCTTGTTGCATTATCAG GAACACATACTATTGGTTTCTCTCACTGCAACCAATTCTCCAAAAGAATCTACAACTTCAGAACCAAGAACAGAATTGATCCAACATTGAATCCGGAATATGCGAAACAACTCCTGCAACTGTGTCCTAAAAGTGTTGACCCCAGAATTGCCATAGACATGGATCCAACTACACCTAGAACATTTGATAACCAGTACTACAAGAATCTCCAACAAGGAAAAGGGCTTCTTGCTTCTGACCAGACTTTGTTCACTGATAAAAGATCAAGAAAGCTAGTGAACTTGTTCGCCTCGAACGGCACAGAATTCGAACAGGCTTTTGTGGTTGCTATGAGGAAGCTTGGAAGGATAGGGATCAGAACAGGGAACCAGGGAGAAATCAGGAGAGATTGCACTATGATTAACTAA
- the LOC130936719 gene encoding plasma membrane ATPase 4-like, whose amino-acid sequence MGGISLEEIKNEQVDLERIPIEEVFEQLKCSRAGLTSDEGANRLQVFGPNKLEEKKESKFLKFLGFMWNPLSWVMEAAAIMAIALANGGGRPPDWQDFVGIIALLVINSTISFIEENNAGNAAAALMAGLAPKTKVLRDGHWSEQDAAILVPGDIISIKLGDIIPADARLLEGDPLSVDQSALTGESLPVTKNPTDEVFSGSTVKKGEIEAVVIATGVHTFFGKAAHLVDSTNQVGHFQKVLTAIGNFCICSIAVGILIELIVMYPIQHRRYRDGIDNLLVLLIGGIPIAMPTVLSVTMAIGSHRLSQQGAITKRMTAIEEMAGMDVLCSDKTGTLTLNKLSVDRNLIEVFAKGVEKEYVILLAARASRTENQDAIDAAIVGMLADPKEARAGIREVHFLPFNPVDKRTALTYIDSDGNWHRASKGAPEQIITLCNCKEDVRKKVHAVIDKFAERGLRSLGVARQEVPEKSKDSPGGPWQFVGLLPLFDPPRHDSAETIRRALNLGVNVKMITGDQLAIGKETGRRLGMGTNMYPSSALLGQDKDASISALPVDELIEKADGFAGVFPEHKYEIVKRLQERKHICGMTGDGVNDAPALKKADIGIAVADATDAARSASDIVLTEPGLSVIISAVLTSRAIFQRMKNYTIYAVSITIRIVFGFMFIALIWKFDFAPFMVLIIAILNDGTIMTISKDRVKPSPMPDSWKLREIFATGVVLGSYMALMTVVFFWAMKDTDFFPNKFGVRHIRNNPDEMMAALYLQVSIISQALIFVTRSRSWSYVERPGLLLLGAFLIAQLVATFIAVYANWGFARIKGMGWGWAGVIWIYSLVTYIPLDLLKFAIRYILSGKAWDNLLENKTAFTTKKDYGKEEREAQWAAAQRTLHGLQPPETSNLFNDKNSYRELSEIAEQAKRRAEVARLRELHTLKGHVESVVKLKGLDIDTIQQHYTV is encoded by the exons ATGGGTGGCATCAGCCTCGAAGAGATAAAGAACGAGCAAGTTGATCTG GAACGAATTCCAATTGAGGAAGTGTTTGAGCAGCTGAAATGTTCAAGAGCAGGTTTAACCTCAGACGAAGGTGCCAACCGCCTTCAAGTCTTTGGGCCAAACAAATTGGAAGAGAAAAAA GAGAGCAAGTTTTTGAAGTTCTTGGGGTTTATGTGGAACCCCTTGTCATGGGTGATGGAAGCTGCTGCTATAATGGCAATTGCATTGGCAAATGGTGGAGGAAGGCCCCCTGATTGGCAAGACTTTGTGGGAATCATTGCTCTTTTGGTGATCAACTCCACAATCAGTTTCATTGAAGAAAACAATGCTGGAAATGCTGCTGCTGCTCTCATGGCTGGTTTAGCTCCTAAAACCAAGGTACTAAGAGATGGGCACTGGAGTGAACAAGATGCTGCAATTTTAGTACCAGGAGACATAATCAGCATTAAATTAGGAGATATCATTCCGGCCGATGCTCGTCTTCTCGAGGGAGATCCTCTAAGTGTGGATCAGTCTGCTTTAACAGGAGAATCTCTTCCGGTGACGAAGAACCCCACGGATGAAGTATTTTCTGGATCAACAGTGAAGAAGGGTGAGATAGAAGCAGTTGTGATTGCCACAGGTGTGCACACCTTCTTCGGTAAAGCGGCTCACTTGGTGGACAGCACTAACCAAGTTGGACACTTCCAGAAAGTTCTTACAGCAATTGGTAACTTCTGCATTTGCTCCATTGCTGTTGGAATTCTCATTGAGCTCATAGTCATGTACCCCATACAGCACCGAAGGTACAGAGATGGAATTGACAATCTGTTAGTCCTCTTGATCGGAGGAATTCCGATTGCCATGCCAACTGTCTTGTCAGTCACCATGGCTATTGGCTCTCACAGGCTGTCTCAGCAGGGCGCAATCACGAAACGTATGACGGCTATTGAGGAAATGGCTGGGATGGATGTCCTCTGCAGTGACAAAACTGGAACCTTGACATTGAATAAGCTCAGTGTTGATAGAAACTTGATTGAGGTCTTTGCTAAGGGTGTTGAGAAGGAGTATGTTATCCTTCTTGCTGCAAGGGCCTCTAGGACTGAAAATCAGGATGCTATAGATGCTGCCATTGTTGGCATGCTTGCTGATCCAAAGGAG GCTCGAGCTGGAATCAGGGAGGTCcattttcttccattcaatcCTGTAGACAAGAGGACTGCTCTAACTTACATTGATTCTGATGGAAATTGGCACCGTGCCAGCAAAGGGGCTCCAGAGCAG ATCATAACCCTTTGCAACTGCAAAGAGGATGTCAGGAAGAAGGTTCATGCAGTGATTGATAAGTTCGCCGAGCGTGGACTTCGGTCTTTAGGTGTTGCAAGACAG GAAGTACCTGAGAAATCAAAAGATAGTCCAGGTGGACCATGGCAATTTGTTGGCCTGCTACCACTCTTTGATCCTCCCAGGCATGACAGTGCCGAAACCATTAGAAGAGCACTTAATCTCGGTGTAAATGTTAAGATGATTACTG GGGATCAGCTCGCCATCGGCAAGGAAACTGGTCGTAGGCTCGGAATGGGAACAAACATGTATCCATCATCTGCATTGCTTGGCCAAGACAAGGATGCTTCTATTTCAGCTCTTCCAGTTGATGAGTTAATTGAGAAGGCTGATGGATTCGCCGGAGTGTTTCCTG AACACAAGTATGAAATTGTGAAGAGGCTGCAAGAGAGGAAGCATATATGTGGAATGACGGGTGATGGTGTAAACGATGCCCCTGCCTTGAAGAAAGCCGATATTGGAATTGCTGTTGCTGATGCTACAGATGCTGCAAGAAGTGCCTCTGATATTGTCCTCACTGAGCCTGGTTTGAGTGTCATTATCAGTGCTGTGCTCACTAGCAGGGCTATTTTTCAGAGGATGAAGAACTATACT ATCTATGCTGTGTCAATTACTATTCGAATTGTG TTTGGCTTCATGTTCATTGCATTGATCTGGAAGTTTGATTTTGCACCCTTCATGGTTTTGATTATTGCTATACTAAATGATG GTACCATTATGACAATATCCAAGGATCGAGTGAAGCCATCGCCGATGCCTGACAGCTGGAAACTGAGGGAGATATTTGCTACCGGTGTTGTGTTAGGCAGTTACATGGCACTGATGACAGTAGTATTTTTCTGGGCCATGAAAGATACTGATTTCTTCCCG AACAAGTTTGGTGTGAGGCACATTAGAAATAACCCTGATGAGATGATGGCAGCTCTGTATCTACAAGTCAGTATCATAAGTCAGGCTCTAATTTTCGTCACTAGGTCTCGCAGCTGGTCGTATGTCGAAAGACCCGGTCTTCTCCTACTAGGTGCCTTCTTGATTGCTCAGCTG GTAGCAACTTTCATAGCAGTATATGCTAACTGGGGCTTTGCAAGAATCAAGGGAATGGGATGGGGTTGGGCTGGTGTAATTTGGATCTACAGTTTAGTGACATACATTCCTCTTGATTTGCTCAAATTCGCGATCCGCTATATTCTGAGTGGAAAGGCATGGGACAATCTTTTGGAGAACAAG ACTGCCTTCACTACCAAGAAAGACTATGGAAAAGAAGAGAGGGAAGCACAGTGGGCTGCAGCACAGAGAACACTCCATGGTCTTCAGCCTCCTGAAACCTCTAACCTCTTCAATGACAAAAACAGCTACAGGGAGCTTTCTGAGATTGCGGAGCAAGCAAAGAGACGTGCCGAGGTTGCAAG GCTTAGGGAGCTTCATACTCTCAAGGGACATGTCGAATCTGTGGTGAAGCTCAAGGGACTCGACATTGATACTATTCAGCAGCACTACACAGTTTAA